A single genomic interval of Cryptomeria japonica unplaced genomic scaffold, Sugi_1.0 HiC_scaffold_752, whole genome shotgun sequence harbors:
- the LOC131872733 gene encoding early light-induced protein 2, chloroplastic-like gives MAAMASMMMKAPSALNCGAVNRNSVGNISRLPHSSLKIKCMAKDPQETSPTEGDSSSTSTKMSTRFGDLFAFSGPAPEIINGRAAMLGFVSAIAVEVASGRDLFSQVNNGGLSWFLITAGLLTTASVVPLLKGISTESKSRPFFSSTAEMWNGRFAMLGLLALAFTEYVKGGPLV, from the exons ATGGCGGCCATggcttcaatgatgatgaaagcgCCATCAGCCCTTAACTGCGGTGCAGTCAACAGGAATAGTGTGGGTAATATCAGTAGATTGCCTCACAGCAGTCTCAAAATCAAGTGCATGGCAAAG GATCCACAGGAAACGTCCCCTACTGAAGGCGATTCATCTTCAACCTCTACAAAG ATGAGCACGAGGTTTGGCGACCTGTTTGCGTTCTCCGGGCCTGCGCCGGAGATTATCAACGGAAGGGCGGCCATGTTGGGGTTCGTGTCGGCCATTGCAGTGGAGGTGGCCAGCGGTAGAGATTTGTTTTCCCAGGTGAATAATGGAGGACTGTCTTGGTTTCTCATAACTGCCGGATTATTGACGACAGCGTCGGTGGTGCCTTTGTTAAAGGGAATATCGACAGAGAGCAAGTCACGACCATTTTTTTCATCCACAGCAGAAATGTGGAATGGGCGCTTTGCTATGCTTGGCCTGCTCGCATTGGCCTTCACCGAATACGTCAAGGGTGGACCGCTTGTATAA